In Pseudopipra pipra isolate bDixPip1 chromosome 5, bDixPip1.hap1, whole genome shotgun sequence, the following proteins share a genomic window:
- the SSPN gene encoding sarcospan: MGKQEKKAQHGMSPSNQTGKAAEGEKSTNSSKTQEPAMKKKKQKKAKGDPKAQEEESHTCCGCRFPLLFALLQLALGTSVTVLGFLMAGISSSLLVRDTPYWAGIIVCLVSLVGFLMLCISYQPDEKTCVQFTVKLMYFLLSALGLVACVLAVAFATHHYLQMTKFTCDTVLESCQCKLDTVDPLGRTFTYQDAADCGSLTSMLNLYLLLQMALNLVAALVCLLTCFVMWKHRYQVFYVGVRFHPLTAAAEGQKQQV; this comes from the exons atgggaaagcaggagaagaaagcCCAGCACGGCATGTCCCCGAGTAACCAGACAGGGAAGGCAGCCGAAGGGGAGAAAAGCACCAACTCGAGCAAGACGCAGGAGCCGGcgatgaagaagaagaagcagaagaaagccAAGGGGGATCCCAAAGCTCAGGAGGAGGAATCCCACACTTGTTGTGGCTGCCGTTTCCCgctgctgtttgctttgttgCAGTTGGCACTAGGCACCTCTGTAACAGTGCTGGGCTTCCTTATGGCAGGCATCAGCTCTTCTCTGCTAGTCAGAGACACTCCATATTGGGCTGGGATAATT GTCTGTCTGGTGTCCCTAGTGGGATTTCTTATGCTTTGTATTTCGTACCAACCTGATGAGAAGACGTGTGTGCAGTTCACAGTAAAG cTGATGTATTTTCTCCTGAGTGCCCTGGGGCTGGTTGCCTGTGTTTTGGCAGTGGCTTTTGCCACGCACCACTATCTGCAGATGACAAAATTTACCTGTGACACCGTCCTTGAGTCCTGCCAGTGCAAACTGGACACTGTGGATCCCCTGGGTAGGACCTTCACCTACCAGGATGCAGCTGACTGTGGCAGCCTTACCAGCATGCTCAACCTGTACCTGCTCCTGCAGATGGCCCTCAACCTGGTGGCAGCCCTGGTGTGCCTCCTGACGTGCTTTGTGATGTGGAAACACAGATACCAGGTCTTCTACGTGGGCGTTCGCTTCCACCCTctgactgctgctgctgaaggccAGAAGCAGCAAGTGTAG